In Anabaena sphaerica FACHB-251, a genomic segment contains:
- a CDS encoding NAD(+) kinase has product MPKAGIIYNDVKPVAGRVATELKDQLTAAGWDVCVTASIGGILGYSNPDSPVCRTPVEALTPPGFDSDMEFAVVLGGDGTVLAASRQVAPCGIPLLTVNTGHMGFLTEAYLNQLPQALEQVMAGEYEIEERVMLTVKVLRGDAVLWEALCLNEMVLHREPLTSMCHFEIEIGHHAAVDIAADGVIVSTPTGSTAYSLSAGGPVITPGVPVLQLVPICPHSLASRALVFPNNEPVNIYPVNIPRLVMVVDGNGGCYVLSEDRVYLERSPYTAKFIRLQSPEFFRVLREKLGWGLPHIAKPNSVELP; this is encoded by the coding sequence GTGCCGAAAGCAGGCATTATCTACAACGACGTTAAACCGGTAGCGGGTCGAGTCGCTACCGAACTGAAAGACCAGCTAACCGCTGCTGGTTGGGATGTATGTGTGACAGCAAGTATCGGTGGTATACTAGGCTACTCAAATCCTGATAGTCCTGTATGCCGCACCCCAGTAGAAGCTCTCACACCCCCTGGTTTTGATTCAGACATGGAGTTTGCAGTGGTATTAGGGGGAGACGGCACTGTGTTAGCAGCGTCTCGTCAAGTTGCCCCCTGTGGCATACCATTGTTAACTGTGAATACTGGTCACATGGGATTTTTGACGGAAGCTTACCTGAACCAACTGCCCCAAGCCCTAGAACAGGTAATGGCAGGTGAGTATGAAATCGAAGAACGAGTTATGCTCACCGTCAAAGTTCTACGGGGAGATGCGGTATTATGGGAGGCTCTGTGTTTAAATGAAATGGTGCTACATCGGGAACCATTGACCTCGATGTGCCATTTTGAAATTGAAATTGGTCATCATGCAGCAGTGGATATTGCGGCGGATGGTGTAATTGTTTCTACTCCAACGGGTTCAACTGCTTATTCATTAAGTGCGGGAGGACCTGTAATTACCCCTGGTGTACCTGTGTTGCAGCTAGTACCAATTTGTCCCCATTCTCTGGCTTCTAGGGCTTTGGTGTTCCCCAATAATGAACCAGTTAATATCTATCCAGTTAACATCCCCCGGTTGGTAATGGTGGTAGATGGAAATGGTGGGTGTTATGTGTTGTCAGAGGATCGGGTATACTTGGAGCGATCGCCATACACTGCTAAATTTATTCGCTTACAATCTCCAGAGTTTTTCCGCGTTTTACGGGAAAAATTAGGTTGGGGACTGCCGCATATTGCTAAACCCAATTCTGTAGAATTGCCATAA
- a CDS encoding zinc-dependent metalloprotease — translation MKKLTFYIVLLHGLFLGMGTACAQSLETKAKENLVTSPQTTLPSSQLWIINQNKQVQKQPFMWVVPEPKKARQQPLLQLAQTANKPAKKTGFSTKPSKTDDLEPFDDVVKDSQKLEGLFTLYRQKETNKIYLEIKPEQLQKNFLATATLESGIGERGIYSGLPLQDFLFYFQRIDKNLQFVVRNVNFRTREGDPQTRSLNRSFSDSVLYNLPIKSIHPQRQTILIDLGDLLLTDLAGLSASLELAASPDQPYFGNAKVFPNNLEIESIFNFANSAGDSQNPSLNTLADSRGFTIRLHYSLSQLPKNNYQPRLADERVGYFLTAYQDLSINDRNDLFVRYINRWNLEKQDPNAAISPPKKPIVFWIDNAVPFEYRDAIKEGVLMWNQAFLKAGFKDAIEVKQMPNNATWDAADIRYNTIRWINTVDGYFALGPSRVNPLNGEILDADILVDASFVRALKNEYRQIVLPNQTKTPTSLSALMQNRPLCSKGDKNPKGLMGNISKLAGEYDLCYGIESANQFAFGSLAMSMLSNTTPSKEQVQDYIHQYLRLIIAHEVGHTLGLRHNFRGSNLLQPEEMNNLEITRTKGLTASVMDYVPPNIAPRGTVQGDYFPSQVGSYDVWAIQYGYTPSGAKSAIAEKPFLAEIAKQSEKPELSYSPDEDTSEIDPTSAPWDNSGNVLIYSRWQLDNSRVMWKSLNHAYSMSGENYSDLSEQFSTIFGNYLQQLNYTIKYIGGQSFYRVNPGENKGRLPFVAVPVEQQRQALATLQEYVFAEDAMNFSPELLNKLAPSRWRHWGSTPKTGRLDYPIHDLVLFVQSAVLSDLLSSDRLSRMKDIELKSEPGKALTMPELFTTLQTGIWTEVLQPKGKLEISSLRRGLQRQYVNFLTAMVLRKVDVPEDARTLSWYKLKQLDQQLRRVKSDDEYTKAHLLETRDRIEKTLNAPLQGN, via the coding sequence ATGAAAAAATTAACTTTTTATATCGTTTTGTTACACGGTTTGTTTTTAGGTATGGGAACTGCTTGCGCCCAGTCATTAGAGACAAAAGCAAAGGAAAATTTGGTAACTTCACCTCAAACAACGTTACCATCATCGCAACTATGGATAATCAATCAGAATAAACAGGTACAAAAACAACCTTTTATGTGGGTGGTGCCAGAGCCAAAAAAAGCCAGACAGCAACCTTTGTTACAACTTGCTCAAACTGCCAATAAGCCAGCAAAAAAAACAGGATTTAGCACTAAACCATCTAAAACAGATGATTTAGAACCATTTGATGATGTTGTTAAAGATAGTCAAAAACTAGAGGGTCTATTTACTCTTTATCGCCAGAAAGAGACTAATAAAATCTATTTAGAAATTAAGCCAGAGCAACTACAGAAAAATTTCTTAGCTACAGCCACCTTAGAATCTGGCATTGGTGAACGAGGAATTTATAGTGGACTGCCATTGCAAGATTTTTTGTTTTATTTCCAACGCATAGATAAAAACTTGCAATTTGTGGTTCGTAATGTGAATTTTCGGACTCGTGAAGGAGATCCCCAAACACGCTCACTGAATCGGTCTTTTAGTGATTCTGTTCTTTACAATCTTCCTATTAAAAGTATTCATCCGCAACGCCAAACCATCCTCATCGATTTAGGTGATTTACTGCTGACAGACTTAGCTGGCTTATCTGCAAGTTTAGAATTAGCAGCAAGTCCAGATCAACCCTATTTTGGTAATGCAAAAGTTTTTCCCAACAATTTAGAAATTGAATCTATTTTTAATTTTGCTAACAGTGCTGGCGATAGCCAAAATCCGAGTTTAAATACGCTGGCTGATAGTCGTGGCTTTACTATACGGCTTCATTATAGCCTTTCCCAACTGCCAAAAAATAATTATCAACCGCGCTTGGCAGATGAGCGAGTGGGATATTTCCTGACTGCATATCAAGATTTATCTATAAATGATCGAAATGATCTTTTTGTGCGTTACATTAATCGCTGGAATTTGGAAAAACAAGATCCTAACGCTGCAATTTCTCCTCCAAAAAAGCCGATTGTTTTCTGGATTGATAACGCTGTACCTTTTGAATATCGTGATGCTATTAAAGAAGGCGTATTAATGTGGAATCAAGCTTTTTTGAAAGCGGGATTCAAGGATGCGATTGAAGTCAAACAAATGCCAAATAATGCTACATGGGATGCGGCGGATATTAGGTATAATACAATTCGCTGGATTAATACTGTAGATGGTTATTTTGCGCTTGGTCCATCCCGTGTGAATCCTTTGAATGGAGAAATTTTGGATGCGGATATTTTGGTAGATGCTAGTTTTGTCAGAGCGTTAAAAAATGAGTATCGTCAAATTGTTTTGCCCAACCAAACAAAAACTCCTACTTCCCTATCAGCATTGATGCAAAATCGCCCCCTTTGTAGTAAAGGTGATAAAAATCCTAAAGGCTTAATGGGTAATATATCCAAACTAGCAGGAGAGTATGATTTATGCTATGGGATAGAATCTGCTAATCAATTTGCTTTTGGTTCATTGGCAATGTCAATGTTATCAAATACTACTCCTAGTAAAGAGCAAGTGCAAGATTATATTCATCAATATTTGCGTTTAATTATTGCTCATGAAGTTGGTCATACTTTAGGTTTGCGGCATAATTTTCGTGGGAGTAACCTCTTACAACCAGAGGAGATGAATAATCTAGAAATCACTCGTACTAAAGGTTTGACTGCTTCGGTAATGGATTATGTTCCTCCCAATATAGCCCCTCGTGGTACAGTCCAGGGAGATTATTTTCCTAGTCAGGTGGGAAGTTATGATGTTTGGGCAATACAGTATGGTTATACTCCTTCTGGGGCAAAAAGTGCGATCGCAGAAAAGCCATTTTTAGCAGAAATAGCTAAACAATCGGAAAAACCAGAGTTGAGTTATTCCCCTGATGAAGATACATCTGAGATTGATCCTACATCTGCACCTTGGGATAATAGCGGTAATGTGCTAATTTATTCTCGATGGCAGTTGGATAATTCCCGTGTGATGTGGAAAAGTTTAAATCATGCTTATTCAATGTCTGGGGAGAATTACAGTGATTTAAGTGAACAGTTTAGTACCATATTTGGTAATTATTTACAACAATTAAACTACACGATTAAATACATTGGTGGGCAGTCTTTTTACAGAGTCAATCCTGGTGAAAACAAAGGAAGATTACCATTTGTAGCAGTTCCAGTGGAACAACAAAGACAGGCATTAGCGACATTGCAAGAGTATGTGTTTGCTGAAGATGCGATGAATTTCTCACCAGAACTACTGAATAAATTAGCACCATCCCGTTGGCGACACTGGGGTAGTACGCCGAAAACGGGGCGTTTGGATTACCCAATTCATGATTTGGTGTTGTTTGTGCAGAGTGCTGTTTTGAGTGATTTACTTTCCAGCGATCGCCTTTCTCGTATGAAGGATATTGAACTCAAAAGCGAACCCGGAAAAGCATTGACTATGCCTGAGTTATTTACTACTTTACAAACCGGAATTTGGACAGAAGTTTTACAACCAAAAGGCAAATTAGAAATTTCTAGTTTGCGTAGAGGTTTACAACGACAATATGTGAATTTCTTAACGGCGATGGTATTACGAAAAGTAGATGTCCCAGAAGATGCTCGCACCTTATCATGGTATAAACTCAAACAATTAGACCAACAACTTAGACGGGTGAAGTCTGATGATGAATATACCAAAGCCCATTTACTAGAAACCCGCGATCGCATTGAAAAAACTTTAAATGCTCCATTGCAGGGAAATTAG
- the nblR gene encoding response regulator transcription factor NblR, whose amino-acid sequence MIPSHSSCVLVIEPDDTLANQLAFDLQEAGYDAIVAHDAASGLQQCRDASSGQSHRQPALIVVDRMLTGESGLSLCRNIRTIGYCSPVLILMARDTVDDRVACLEAGADDYILKPYRAEDFLKLIRLYLKPDVDTNEQLRFGDLVLDISIRRAIYNSRGIDLTMKEFELLKFFMEHPREVLTREQILENVWGYDFLGESNVIEVYIRYLRLKIEEEGQKRLIQTVRGVGYVLRES is encoded by the coding sequence ATGATACCTTCTCACAGTTCCTGCGTTCTGGTGATTGAACCCGATGATACTTTAGCCAATCAATTGGCTTTTGATTTGCAAGAAGCTGGCTATGATGCAATTGTGGCTCATGATGCGGCCAGTGGTTTGCAACAATGCCGCGATGCCTCCAGCGGGCAAAGCCATCGCCAACCTGCTTTAATAGTTGTAGACCGGATGCTGACGGGAGAATCAGGACTGTCTTTGTGCAGAAATATTCGCACCATTGGCTATTGTTCCCCTGTATTGATTTTAATGGCAAGAGATACAGTTGATGATCGTGTAGCTTGTCTAGAAGCCGGTGCTGATGATTATATTCTCAAACCTTATCGCGCCGAAGATTTTTTGAAGCTAATTCGTCTATACCTTAAACCTGATGTCGATACTAACGAACAGTTGCGCTTTGGGGATTTGGTGCTAGATATCAGCATCCGTCGCGCTATCTATAATAGTAGAGGCATCGACTTGACAATGAAGGAATTTGAACTATTAAAGTTTTTTATGGAACATCCCCGCGAAGTATTAACCCGTGAACAAATCTTAGAAAATGTCTGGGGTTATGATTTTCTGGGTGAGTCAAATGTGATAGAAGTATACATTCGCTACTTGCGTTTGAAAATTGAAGAGGAAGGGCAAAAACGCTTAATTCAAACGGTACGCGGTGTAGGATATGTGTTGAGAGAATCCTGA